The following are encoded together in the Culex pipiens pallens isolate TS chromosome 1, TS_CPP_V2, whole genome shotgun sequence genome:
- the LOC120431930 gene encoding uncharacterized protein LOC120431930, which translates to MTYSSKRTILRHIHKETKDVREGVLDVAGLKRYLKSNNYPPTVMLVEDGTKVQQHVQYEPRFDCLTGLVSPLDNKTGLPKQDTFSANCATKMKQDVKSYAVADTAYVQLALPLAKGAAPFVLLYFGTDNKFRSQDVVHRWKETRVVLLREGIVVIGFASDGDPKLLSAMLKEIQFLSVKQVSEYGPCFIIDCKLKMAFVQDDTHVLNKVKNKLLNSEYLKIGQFVSTIV; encoded by the exons ATGACTTACTCTAGTAAGCGGACCATATTAAGACACATCCACAAAGAGACGAAGGACGTCCGTGAAG GCGTTCTGGACGTGGCTGGGCTTAAAAGATATCTTAAGTCAAACAATTACCCTCCGACCGTTATGCTCGTTGAGGATGGGACAAAGGTTCAACAGCACGTCCAATACGAACCCCGTTTCGATTGTTTGACTGGACTTGTAAGCCCCTTGGATAACAAAACCGGATTACCAAAACAAGATACCTTTAGCGCTAACTGTGCCACCAAGATGAAACAGGACGTCAAAAGTTATGCGGTGGCGGACACAGCATATGTACAGTTGGCGCTACCACTAGCGAAAGGCGCAGCACCTTTTGTCTTACTTTACTTCGGGACAGATAATAAATTCAGAAGCCAAGACGTTGTCCACAGGTGGAAGGAAACCCGAGTTGTGCTTTTGAGAGAAGGGATTGTAGTTATAGGTTTTGCCAGCGATGGTGATCCTAAACTGTTAAGCGCCATGCTTAAAGAAATACAATTTCTCTCTGTGAAGCAGGTTTCCGAGTACGGACCTTGTTTTATTATCGATTGCAAACTCAAAATGGCATTTGTGCAGGACGATACTCACGTGCTAAATAAAGTAAAGAATAAACTCCTCAATTCGGAATACCTTAAGATAGGTCAGTTTGTTAGTACAATAGTATGA